One region of Dryobates pubescens isolate bDryPub1 chromosome 20, bDryPub1.pri, whole genome shotgun sequence genomic DNA includes:
- the LRRC59 gene encoding leucine-rich repeat-containing protein 59 isoform X1, giving the protein MSRGAGKGLSLKDKLDGNELDLSLCDLNEVPVRELATLPKATILDLSCNNLISLPSDFCSLMHLVKLDLSKNRLQQLPLDFGRLVNLQHLDLLNNRLVTLPVSFAQLKNLKWLDLKDNPLDPVLAKVVGDCLDEKQCKQAAVKVLQHMKAIQSEQDRQRQQKLQAEREMEKKREAEQRAKEAQERELRKREKAEEKERRRREYDAQRAAKQEMEKKTKKETVQPRKPASSSRPPQPPRHKHSWSRSVLRVLLYVLLCVLLAVAACKLTELRHQPLCISISTLFEDVVAALQNHKTLQNMLQQNSQQ; this is encoded by the exons ATGTCGCGGGGCGCCGGGAAGGGGCTGAGCCTGAAGGATAAGCTGGACGGTAACGAGCTGGACCTGAGCCTCTGCGACCTGAACGAGGTTCCGGTTCGGGAGCTG GCCACGCTTCCAAAAGCTACTATATTGGATTTGTCCTGTAACAATCTCATTTCCTTGCCG TCAGACTTCTGCAGTTTGATGCATCTGGTGAAACTGGATTTGAGTAAAAACCGGCTTCAACAGCTGCCCTTGGACTTTGGCCGCCTGGTCAATCTGCAGCACCTGGACCTTCTGAACAACCGTTTAGTCACCTTGCCAGTCAGCTTTGCACAGCTCAAG AACCTGAAGTGGCTGGATCTGAAGGACAATCCACTAGATCCTGTTCTGGCTAAAGTAGTAGGAGACTGTCTGGATGAGAAGCAGTGTAAACAGGCTGCTGTTAAG GTACTGCAGCACATGAAGGCAATCCAGTCCGAGCAGGACCGACAGCGGCAACAGAAGCTCCAAGCAGAGCGAG AAATGGAGAAGAAGCGTGAAGCAGAACAGCGAGCAAAAGAGGCTCaagagagggagctgaggaagcgcgagaaggcagaagagaaggaacGCAGAAGACGGGAGTATGACGCCCAGAGAGCTGCTAAACAGgagatggaaaagaaaactaaaaaagaAACTGTGCAGCCACGAA AGCCTGCCTCCAGTTCCCGGCCACCTCAGCCGCCCCGGCACAAGCACTCCTGGTCACGGTCGGTGCTGCGGGTCCTGCTCTacgtgctgctgtgtgtgctcctcgctgtggctgcctgcaagCTGACAGAGCTGCGGCATCAGCCCCTGTGCATCAGCATCAGCACTCTCTTCG
- the RSAD1 gene encoding radical S-adenosyl methionine domain-containing protein 1, mitochondrial isoform X2, protein MGACLVHEARTLLRLSQVQSVTSVFFGGGTPSLASPRTIAAVLEGVAGAVHLPAGTEITLEANPSSSDTQHLADFKAAGVNRLSIGVQSLNDAELRLLGREHTAAEARSTVEVARRLFPGRTSLDLIFGLPGQSQEAWTRGLEEALGLSDDHISLYQLTLERGTLLAAQVWGGALPTPTQDLLADMYQAARAVLVAAGFRHYEVSNFARKGALSTHNLSYWRAEQYIGVGPGAHGRFVPQGEGSCCREARVQTLEPDAWMQEVQSRGHGTRRRVVLSPLEQLEEVLVLGLRTDEGITHARWQHVSPHLSLEAVFGAPGEAKALQQQGWLVLDSNGLRCTWEGLAVLDSLLPDLLCQLQRCWAPPATPVHHTSGTVAAGP, encoded by the exons ATGGGCGCTTGCCTGGTGCATGAGGCACGCACCCTACTCCGCCTCAGCCAGGTGCAGAG TGTCACTTCTGTCTTCTTCGGCGGGGGGACTCCTAGCCTGGCTAGCCCCCGCACCATTGCAGCAGTACTGGAGGGGGTCGCGGGGGCTGtccacctccctgctggcaccGAGATCACACTGGAggccaaccccagctcctctgacACACAGCACCTCGCTGACTTCAAGGCGGCTGGTGTCAACCGTCTCTCCATCGGTGTTCAG TCACTGAATGACGCTGAGCTGAGGCTCCTGGGCCGAGAGCACACAGCAGCGGAAGCACGGAGCACCGTGGAGGTGGCACGGAGGCTCTTCCCTGGccgaacctcccttgacctcaTCTTCGGGCTGCCGGGGCAGAGCCAGGAAGCCTGGACCCGGGGACTGGAGGAAGCACTAGGTCTTTCTGATGACCACATCTCCCTGTACCAGCTGACACTGGAGCGAGGCAcattgctggcagcacaggtcTGGGGTGGTGCCCTGCCTACACCCACCCAGGACCTCCTGGCTGACATGTACCAGGCAGCCCGTGcggtgctggtggctgctggcttTCGACACTATGAGGTCTCCAATTTTGCAAGGAAG GGCGCCCTCAGCACCCACAACCTCTCCTATTGGCGGGCTGAGCAGTACATCGGTGTGGGGCCAG GGGCACATGGGCGGTTTGTGCCGCAGggtgaaggcagctgctgccggGAGGCTCGTGTTCAGACGTTGGAGCCTGATGCCTGGATGCAGGAGGTGCAGAGCCGGGGGCATGGCACCAGGAGGCGGGTGGTGCTGAGTCCACTGGAGCA GCTGGAGGAGGTGCTTGTGCTGGGACTGCGCACGGACGAGGGCATCACACATGCG CGCTGGCAGCACGTCTCTCCCCACCTCAGCCTGGAGGCTGTGTTTGGGGCACCGGGGGAAGcaaaggcactgcagcagcagggctggctggtcCTGGACAGCAA TGGTCTGCGTTGCACATGGGAGGGCCTGGCCGTGCTGGATTCCCTCCTGCCcgacctgctgtgccagctgcagcgcTGCTGGGCCCCGCCGGCCACCCCTGTGCACCACACATCAGGAACTGTGGCAGCGGGGCCCTGA
- the LRRC59 gene encoding leucine-rich repeat-containing protein 59 isoform X2 has translation MHLVKLDLSKNRLQQLPLDFGRLVNLQHLDLLNNRLVTLPVSFAQLKNLKWLDLKDNPLDPVLAKVVGDCLDEKQCKQAAVKVLQHMKAIQSEQDRQRQQKLQAEREMEKKREAEQRAKEAQERELRKREKAEEKERRRREYDAQRAAKQEMEKKTKKETVQPRKPASSSRPPQPPRHKHSWSRSVLRVLLYVLLCVLLAVAACKLTELRHQPLCISISTLFEDVVAALQNHKTLQNMLQQNSQQ, from the exons ATGCATCTGGTGAAACTGGATTTGAGTAAAAACCGGCTTCAACAGCTGCCCTTGGACTTTGGCCGCCTGGTCAATCTGCAGCACCTGGACCTTCTGAACAACCGTTTAGTCACCTTGCCAGTCAGCTTTGCACAGCTCAAG AACCTGAAGTGGCTGGATCTGAAGGACAATCCACTAGATCCTGTTCTGGCTAAAGTAGTAGGAGACTGTCTGGATGAGAAGCAGTGTAAACAGGCTGCTGTTAAG GTACTGCAGCACATGAAGGCAATCCAGTCCGAGCAGGACCGACAGCGGCAACAGAAGCTCCAAGCAGAGCGAG AAATGGAGAAGAAGCGTGAAGCAGAACAGCGAGCAAAAGAGGCTCaagagagggagctgaggaagcgcgagaaggcagaagagaaggaacGCAGAAGACGGGAGTATGACGCCCAGAGAGCTGCTAAACAGgagatggaaaagaaaactaaaaaagaAACTGTGCAGCCACGAA AGCCTGCCTCCAGTTCCCGGCCACCTCAGCCGCCCCGGCACAAGCACTCCTGGTCACGGTCGGTGCTGCGGGTCCTGCTCTacgtgctgctgtgtgtgctcctcgctgtggctgcctgcaagCTGACAGAGCTGCGGCATCAGCCCCTGTGCATCAGCATCAGCACTCTCTTCG
- the RSAD1 gene encoding radical S-adenosyl methionine domain-containing protein 1, mitochondrial isoform X1, whose product MAAARWRSAAVAAIAAAGPGGGGPGRALRSGSASEPVPMPLSGPVAPATAALYVHWPYCRKRCFYCSFNKYVVPAVDEAAMGACLVHEARTLLRLSQVQSVTSVFFGGGTPSLASPRTIAAVLEGVAGAVHLPAGTEITLEANPSSSDTQHLADFKAAGVNRLSIGVQSLNDAELRLLGREHTAAEARSTVEVARRLFPGRTSLDLIFGLPGQSQEAWTRGLEEALGLSDDHISLYQLTLERGTLLAAQVWGGALPTPTQDLLADMYQAARAVLVAAGFRHYEVSNFARKGALSTHNLSYWRAEQYIGVGPGAHGRFVPQGEGSCCREARVQTLEPDAWMQEVQSRGHGTRRRVVLSPLEQLEEVLVLGLRTDEGITHARWQHVSPHLSLEAVFGAPGEAKALQQQGWLVLDSNGLRCTWEGLAVLDSLLPDLLCQLQRCWAPPATPVHHTSGTVAAGP is encoded by the exons ATGGCGGCGGCGCGGTGGCGGTCAGCGGCAGTAGCGGCGATCGCTGCGGCAGGGCCAGGCGGGGGCGGCCCGGGACGGGCTCTAAGGTCGGGTTCTGCCTCAGAACCCGTTCCGATGCCCCTCTCGGGACCGGTCGCCCCCGCCACAGCTGCGCTCTACGTGCAC TGGCCCTACTGCCGCAAGCGCTGCTTCTACTGCAGCTTCAACAAGTACGTGGTGCCGGCGGTGGATGAGGCAGCCATGGGCGCTTGCCTGGTGCATGAGGCACGCACCCTACTCCGCCTCAGCCAGGTGCAGAG TGTCACTTCTGTCTTCTTCGGCGGGGGGACTCCTAGCCTGGCTAGCCCCCGCACCATTGCAGCAGTACTGGAGGGGGTCGCGGGGGCTGtccacctccctgctggcaccGAGATCACACTGGAggccaaccccagctcctctgacACACAGCACCTCGCTGACTTCAAGGCGGCTGGTGTCAACCGTCTCTCCATCGGTGTTCAG TCACTGAATGACGCTGAGCTGAGGCTCCTGGGCCGAGAGCACACAGCAGCGGAAGCACGGAGCACCGTGGAGGTGGCACGGAGGCTCTTCCCTGGccgaacctcccttgacctcaTCTTCGGGCTGCCGGGGCAGAGCCAGGAAGCCTGGACCCGGGGACTGGAGGAAGCACTAGGTCTTTCTGATGACCACATCTCCCTGTACCAGCTGACACTGGAGCGAGGCAcattgctggcagcacaggtcTGGGGTGGTGCCCTGCCTACACCCACCCAGGACCTCCTGGCTGACATGTACCAGGCAGCCCGTGcggtgctggtggctgctggcttTCGACACTATGAGGTCTCCAATTTTGCAAGGAAG GGCGCCCTCAGCACCCACAACCTCTCCTATTGGCGGGCTGAGCAGTACATCGGTGTGGGGCCAG GGGCACATGGGCGGTTTGTGCCGCAGggtgaaggcagctgctgccggGAGGCTCGTGTTCAGACGTTGGAGCCTGATGCCTGGATGCAGGAGGTGCAGAGCCGGGGGCATGGCACCAGGAGGCGGGTGGTGCTGAGTCCACTGGAGCA GCTGGAGGAGGTGCTTGTGCTGGGACTGCGCACGGACGAGGGCATCACACATGCG CGCTGGCAGCACGTCTCTCCCCACCTCAGCCTGGAGGCTGTGTTTGGGGCACCGGGGGAAGcaaaggcactgcagcagcagggctggctggtcCTGGACAGCAA TGGTCTGCGTTGCACATGGGAGGGCCTGGCCGTGCTGGATTCCCTCCTGCCcgacctgctgtgccagctgcagcgcTGCTGGGCCCCGCCGGCCACCCCTGTGCACCACACATCAGGAACTGTGGCAGCGGGGCCCTGA
- the CHAD gene encoding chondroadherin — MNQSGFFLSVLSLLVCLASPVQACPPSCHCHGGDLQHVICDNAGLKKIPKVPEQTRLLNLQKNNFPILPTNSFRDMKKLVSLHLQSSRIKEISTGAFRGLKSLVYLYLTDNQISVIKPGAFDDLSELTYLYLDKNKIPDLPKGLLSPLVNLFILHLGSNKIRELKPGAFKGAKDLRWLFLSDNSLTNLLPGALEDIENLAVLHLDKNQLSSYPVNAMSKLRVLEELKLSHNPIEVIPDNAFQSFGRYLQTLNLDNMKLKKFADSAFAGVTVLKAAHLENNRLTQLPRSFPFDRMETLTLSRNPWHCNCQLAHLRKWLKGNRTRTEETCSTPTQYRGQSIRDTPALRTCKLPTKRSKKGSRH, encoded by the exons ATGAATCAGTCAGGCTTCTTCCTCAGCGTCCTCAGCCTACTGGTATGTCTTGCCTCCCCCGTGCAGGCATGTCCTCCGAGCTGCCACTGCCACGGTGGAGACCTGCAGCACGTCATCTGCGACAACGCGGGCCTGAAGAAGATCCCCAAGGTGCCTGAGCAAACGCGGCTTCTCAACCTGCAGAAGAACAACTTCCCCATCCTGCCAACCAACAGCTTCCGTGACATGAAAAAGCTGGTGTCCCTGCATCTCCAGAGCTCTCGGATCAAGGAGATCTCAACTGGAGCCTTCCGGGGCCTCAAGAGCCTGGTCTACCTCTACCTCACTGACAATCAGATCAGTGTCATAAAACCAGGAGCCTTCGATGATCTCTCTGAGCTCACTTACCTGTACCTGGACAAGAATAAAATCCCAGACCTACCCAAaggcctcctctcccctcttgtCAACCTTTTCATTCTGCACTTAGGCAGCAATAAAATCCGGGAGCTGAAACCAGGTGCTTTCAAGGGAGCTAAAGACCTGCGCTGGCTCTTCCTCTCTGACAACTCCCTCACCAACCTCCTGCCCGGGGCCCTGGAGGACATAGAAAACCTTGCTGTCCTCCACCTGGACAAGAATCAGCTGAGCAGCTATCCTGTGAATGCAATGAGTAAGCTGAGAGTGCTGGAAGAACTGAAGCTTTCTCATAACCCAATTGAGGTCATTCCTGACAATGCCTTCCAGTCCTTCGGGCGATACCTGCAGACACTCAACCTGGACAACATGAAACTGAAGAAG TTTGCAGACAGCGCATTTGCTGGTGTGACCGTGCTGAAGGCTGCTCACCTGGAGAACAACCGGCTCACCCAGCTGCCCCGCAGCTTCCCCTTTGACAGAATGGAGACCCTGACCCTCTCCCGGAACCCCTGGCACTGCAACTGCCAGCTGGCACATCTGCGCAA GTGGCTGAAGGGCAATCGCACTCGCACCGAGGAGACCTGCTCCACACCTACACAGTACCGGGGACAGTCCATCAGAGACACCCCAGCCCTCCGCACCTGCAAGCTCCCCACCAAGAGGTCCAAGAAGGGAAGTCGCCATTAA
- the ACSF2 gene encoding medium-chain acyl-CoA ligase ACSF2, mitochondrial has product MAMARLAALSCRGLLLLRRASGRWGAPQGSTLHTEMPSASPRATNSYIQGASDVPLLTKTVGQCLDETAERFPDRNALVFCRDQVWKTFAQFKEEVDQAAAGLLALGLKKGDRLGIWGPNIYGWVLMQFATAQAGIILVSVNPAYQALELEFVIRKVGCKALVFPTQFKTQKYYDILKQSCPEIEKSSPGEIKSKRLPDLSIVITLDSKLPGTFHMDEVIQAGDSSHMKQLRAVQQTLSCNEPINIQFTSGTTGSPKGATLSHRNVVNNANLIGLRLGFADQDFRTLVPAPLYHCLGSVGGSMVMALHGSSCIFSSPSFEGKAALEAVAQEKCSHIFGTPTMFIDMLAQPDFDSYNLSTLRGGAIGGSPVPPAVMEMIMTKMHMPETVVAYGTTENSPVTFMGFPNDTMTRRTETVGCIFPHTEAKIEDPETGQPVPLNTPGELQIRGYCVMLGYWDDPAKTNEVVSAEGWYKTGDLASLDECGYCKIIGRCKDMIIRGGENIYPAELEQFLHTHPKVEEVQVVGVKDSRMGEEICACIRVRAGQDCTTEEIKAFCKGKISHFKIPRYIVFMDQYPLTVSGKIQKYKLREQMEKKLQL; this is encoded by the exons ATGGCCATGGCGCGGCTGGCGGCTCTGTCCTGCCGCGGGCTGCTCCTCCTGCGCCGGGCGAGCGGGCGGTGGGGGGCCCCGCAAGGAAG taccctgcacacagagatgccctctgcctcccctaGAGCAACCAACAGCTATATCCAGGGAGCCTCAGATGTTCCTCTCCTCACCAAAACTGTGGGCCAGTGCCTGGATGAGACCGCTGAGCGGTTTCCTGACCGCAACGCCTTAGTTTTCTGCCGAGATCAGGTTTGGAAGACATTTGCTCAGTTCAAGGAGGAG GTGGACCAGGCGGCAGCTGGGCTTCTGGCTCTTGGCCTGAAGAAGGGAGACCGGCTGGGGATCTGGGGTCCCAATATATATGGGTGGGTTCTCATGCAGTTTGCAACTGCCCAGGCGGGAATCATCCTG GTATCTGTGAATCCAGCCTACCAGGCCCTTGAACTGGAGTTTGTCATCAGGAAG GTTGGCTGTAAGGCACTGGTGTTTCCCACTCaatttaaaacacagaaatactATGATATTCTAAAGCAGTCATGTCCCGAGATAGAAAAATCCAGTCCAGGGGAAATAAAGAGCAAAAG GCTACCTGACTTATCCATTGTCATCACACTGGACTCCAAGCTGCCTGGAACTTTCCACATGGATGAAGTGAtacaggcaggggacagcagtcATATGAAGCAGTtaagagctgtgcagcagacCCTCTCCTGCAATGAACCCATCAACATCCAGTTCACTTCA GGAACAACAGGGAGCCCCAAAGGAGCCACTCTCTCACACAGGAACGTTGTGAACAATGCCAATCTCATCGGTCTGAGGCTAGGCTTTGCAGACCAG GACTTTCGTACTCTTGTCCCTGCACCCCTCTATCATTGCCTGGGATCCGTGggaggctccatggtgatggcTCTGCATGGATCCTCCTGCATCTTCTCGTCACCGAGTTTTgaggggaaggctgctctggaggcagTGGCTCAAGAGAA ATGCTCCCATATCTTTGGCACACCAACCATGTTTATAGACATGCTTGCCCAGCCGGACTTCGATTCCTACAACCTGTCAACTCTCCGCGGAG gagCCATTGGAGGTTCCCCTGTTCCCCCTGCGGTCATGGAGATGATTATGACTAAGATGCACATGCCCGAGACAGTG GTTGCCTATGGGACCACAGAAAACAGCCCTGTTACCTTCATGGGATTCCCCAATGACACCATGACCAGAAGAACTGAGACAGTGGGATGCATCTTCCCACACACAGAG GCAAAAATTGAGGATCCAGAAACAGGACAGCCTGTGCCTCTGAACactcctggggagcttcagaTCCGTGGCTACTGTGTCATGCTGGGCTACTGGGATGACCCTGCTAAGACAAATGAAGTGGTCTCTGCTGAGGGGTGGTACAAGACCGG GGACCTTGCAAGCCTGGATGAGTGTGGCTACTGCAAAATCATCGGCCGGTGCAAAGACATGATCATTCGGGGAGGAGAGAACATCTACCCAGCAGAACTTGAGCAGTTTCTCCACACTCATCCCAAGGTTGAGGAGGTCCAG GTGGTTGGTGTGAAGGATTCACGAATGGGAGAAGAGATCTGTGCCTGCATCCGCGTGAGAGCTGGACAGGACTGCACCACAGAGGAGATTAAAGCTTTCTGCAAGGGCAAG ATCTCCCATTTCAAGATCCCACGGTACATTGTGTTCATGGATCAGTACCCACTCACGGTCTCAGGCAAG ATTCAGAAATACAAGTTGAGGGAGCAGatggagaagaaacttcagctctga